The DNA region CGGAAACTCGGGTGGCGGAACCATGACCACCTGGTTATGTGGTGTAGAACCACGGTGGACGATGGCGGCTCCCAGCTGCTTCGTGACCACTTTCCGCCGCAACATGGAGAATGAACTTCCCGCAGATACCGAACAGTGTCCGCCGAAAGTGCTGGCGCTGGAACTGGATCATGCGGACTTCCTCGCTGCTCAGGCACCTAACCCGGTGCGAATCCTCAGTAAAGAGCGAGACTATTTTGATGTCCGCGGGGCACGCGAAGCCTACCTGCGACTCAAGCGGCTCTACAAACTGCTGGGCCATGAAGACAATGTCTCGCATTTCGTCGGTCCGACTTATCATGGCTACTCGCAGGAAAACCGGGAAGCCATGTATGAATGGTTCAACAAAGCCACCGGCATTTCGGATGAAGACAAAGAACCCAAGCTGACTATCGAAAAAGATGAGACACTCTGGTGCACCCCCAAAGGTTCTGTCGCCGATCTCGGCTCGAAACCCATTCATGAATTCACTGCCGAGCGTTCGCGGGAACTGGCAAAGCAGCGTAAAACCAAATCGGGTGCCGCCCTGCAGTCCGCTGTCGCGGAAACACTCCGGCTGAAGCATGTCGAGGGTACTCCCGATTACCGCATTCTGCGCAATCGCGGCGGTAAAGGTTATCCCGCGAAGTATGCGATCACTTACGCGGTCGAAACGGAACCGGGAATCCAGGCTGTCGTGTATCGGGTCTCCGACGAGCGCCTCTATTCGCGTCCGCCTCAGAATGCCGGTAAAAAAGCGACACTCTACCTCTCGCACGTCTCGGCCGATGCCGAACTCAAGGAAGAACCGCTGCTGAAGACCGCCAGCCAGGATAAAGAGCGCGTGCTCTACACCTGCGATGTGCGGGGAATCGGGGAATCGCTGCCCGATACTACAAACCCGAATTCCTTCTTCACCCCTTACGGTAGCGACTACTTCTACGCGGCTCACTCTGTGATGCTGGACGATCCTTATCTCGGCCAGAAAACGTTTGACGCCCTGCGTGTCCTCGACTGGCTCGCTGCCAACGGGCATACCGACGTACATCTGATTGGTCGGGGCTGGGGCGCTCTGCCGGCGACTTTTGCCGCCCTGTTCTCACCTCACGTCAAGCAGGTCACACTGAAAAATGCCCTGACATCCTTCAGTGATGTCGCCGAAACGGAGCATTATCACTGGCCTTTATCGACGCTGGTGCCGAATGTATTGACGAGCTTCGATCTACCCGAATGCTATGCTGACCTCAAGCGCAGTAAAGGTTTGACGCAGATCGCTCCCTGGGGAGCAAAAGGTGCTGACAGCTGAGAAGACGGCTAAACAGCCTTGCATCTTCACCTGAGTGCCCGCCACAATAGAGGTACGTATTCAGGCGGGCGTCATTTCTTTCTCCGATACAGGAAACTGACAACACTGTGAGCAGCGATCCTCCGATGGAAGCTTCCGATCTGGAAGCCGTCGAAAAATTACACCAGGCCTACGAACGACTTCTGCAGGAAGTGAACCACGTCGTGATTGGCCAGCACAAGGTCGTCGAGGAGTTGATGATCTCGCTGCTGGCAGGCGGACATTGTCTGCTGGTAGGAGTTCCGGGGCTGGCTAAGACACTCATCGTCCACACCCTGGCTGACACACTGAACCTCTCGTTCAACCGCGTGCAGTTCACGCCTGACCTGATGCCCGCCGACATCACCGGGACCGACGTGATTCAGGAAGACAAAATCACGGGCAACCGCGATTTCAAATTCCTGGCAGGCCCTGTGTTTGCCAACGTGGTTCTCGCCGACGAGATCAACCGTACGCCTCCCAAAACGCAGGCAGCCCTGCTGGAAGCGATGCAGGAGCATCAGGTCACCGCGGGGGGACGTAAACACAAACTGCCGGTTCCGTTCTTTGTACTCGCGACACAAAACCCGATCGAACAGGAAGGCACCTATCCGCTGCCCGAAGCGCAGCTCGACCGGTTCATGTTTGAAATCAAAGTCGAGTATCCCACCGAGGAAGAAGAGTTTGCCATCGTCAGGCAGACAACCTCGGATGAATCGTATGCAGTGAAAAAAGTTCTTGAGCTGGATGAGCTGCTTTCTTTTCAGTCGCTGGTCCGTCGCGTTCCGGTAGCCGATCATGTGATCCGGTATGCGATGCAGTTCGCCCGCATGACGCGTATTATTGCCACCGACGATGCCCGGGCGGCAGACATTCCCGATTTCATTCGCGAATATGTCAGCTGGGGTGCCGGCCCCCGCGCCAGCCAGAACCTGGTCCTGGGTGCCAAAGCCCGGACGATTCTGCATGGCAGACTGTATGTGAGCACCGACGATGTGCGAGCGGTTGCGCATCCGGTACTCCGGCATCGCATCATCACCAATTTCAATGCGGAAGCCGACGGGATGTCTCCCGATAAAATCGTCGATCGCCTGATTGAACTCATCCCCGTCGATTCCTCGCAGGAAAAACTGGATGGACGATTACCACAAGTATTTAGATCCGCAGACGCTCGCTAAAGTTCAGAATCTGGACCTGGCAGCGCGTCAGATCGTGGAAGGCTATGTTTCAGGGTCCCACAAGAGCCCCTTTCACGGCTTCTCCGCCGAGTTTGCGCAGCACCGGGAATACGCGGTGGGGGATGACCTGCGTTACGTCGACTGGAAAGTCTATGCCAAGTCGGACCGCTATTATCTGAAACAGTTTGAAGCCGAGACCAACTTCACCTGTTACCTGCTGCTCGACTGCAGCGAATCGATGCGCTACAAGTCCGCGGATGCGGCTCTGTCCAAGTGGGAGTATGGTCGACTGGTCGCTGCAGCCCTGGCATACGTCGTGATCAAACAACAGGACGCTGCGGGCTTGTGTACCGTCAGCGACAAGGTAAATGATTTTCTCCGCCCCGCCAGTCAGCCGACGCATCTGAAACAGATTTATTACACGCTCGAAAACACACCTGTCGCCGGAGAATCCGGCCTGGGTAAGGTCTTCCACGAACTGGCCGAACGCATCAACCGCCGTAGCCTGATTATCATCATCAGCGATCTGTTCGATGACCTTGAATCGGTGCTGCTGGGCCTGAAACATTTCCGGCATCGCAAACACGATGTCAGCCTGCTGCAGGTGATAGATCCCGCGGAGCAGGACTTCCCCTTCCAGGAACCGGTGCTGTTTCATGGCTTGGAAAATCTACCCGAACAGATGGTTGAACCTCGAGCTTTGAAGAAAGCCTACCAGGAGGAGTTCGAAAAGTTTCTCAAAACCGTTCAACGTGGCTGTCGCGATCTGAAACTCGATTACAGCCTGATCCGCACCGATCAGTCGCTGGATGTCGCCCTGTCCGCATTCCTGTCGCATCGTCAGTCCCGCGTCGGTTCTTAAGGATTCAGCAAGATTCATTTCATGTCCCAGACTTTGATGCAGCCCCTGTTGGCATTCGGATTCGCCAGTCCCTGGCTGCTGATGGGATTACTGGCAGCAGGGGTTCCGGTGCTGATCCATCTGCTGCACAAGCGGAAGTTCATCGAGACCGAATGGGCGGCGATGAAATTTCTGCTGGCGGCGACGAAAAAATATTCGCGGCGGGTCCGTTTCGAACAGCTGCTGATTCTGCTGGTTCGCTGCCTGATCCTGCTGCTGCTCGCGGTCGCCTTTTCGCGGCCCTACTGGTCGGTCAAAGGCGCATTCTTCGAAACCGCGGCTCCCGTACATCGAATCCTGGTGATCGACACCTCTTTCAGCATGCGCTGGCAGAACGACGGCCGGGATAAATTCGCCTCTGCCAAAGAGCTGGCTGAGACGCTGGTCTCCGATTCGAATACCGGCGATGCGTTTCAGTTGATTCAGATCTCCAGCGTTTCCCCCCAGACCCTCATTTCCCGACCCTCGCGGCAGCAGGCTTACGTACTCGATGAAATCAGTCGCCTGCAGCCCACCGAAGAATACGGCGATGTCACCCAGGCACTGCAAAGTGCGCTGGAGTTTCTGAACCAGGCGCAGGAACTCGCCCAGAAAGAAGTGATTGTAATCAGCGATTTCCAGGCGAAAAGCTGGGCGCCCCTCGAAGGGGAAGCCGGTGATGCGCGGGTGCTCTCGCTGCTGGAAGCGATCTCGAAAAAAGCGACCCTGGTCCTCAAAGATGTGGGACAGGCGGATGAACCCAACCTGGCAATCGTCGATTTCAACAGCCCGTCCGTCTTTGCCACGTTGAATCAACCGGTCCGCCTGGGTGTGACACTGCACAATTTCAGCCCCCTGAATCGAGAGGCAGTGAATCTGCAGTTGTATGTCGACGGTCAGCTGGTAAACCAGAAGCAGGTTTCGCTCCCCGCGAATACCGAAACGCAGGCCGAATTTACTCACCAGTTTACCCGGGTCGGCGATCATCGACTGGAAGTCCGCATCGGCGAAGATCAGCTTCCCCTGGATAACCGTCGCTGGAAAGTCATGCCGGTCAAGAAAGAGATCAATGTCTTGCTCGTTAACGGCAGACAGTCGGGTGAAGCCATGGGACGGGCGACCGACTTCCTCGAGCTGGCGCTGTCCCCCTCGTTGCGGGAACAACCCTGGCAGGGAGCCATCAAGCCCCAGGTGATCAGTGAAGGGGAGCTGGCCAACACCGAACTCGAACTCTACGACGCAGTCGTGATCAGCGATGTCGCGTTGTTTACCGACCATGAACGCGACCTGCTCAAAGGGTATGTCAAACGTGGGGGTGGTCTGATCGTCAGCCTGGGAGCACAGGTCGATGCGAACAACTACAACCAGACCCTGTTTCAACCCGGCTCAGGCCTGATGAATGTCAAGCTGCTGGATCGTCAGGGAGATGCAAA from Gimesia chilikensis includes:
- a CDS encoding alpha/beta hydrolase family protein encodes the protein MPASKPSTDDTFSLSRRNFLQTGCVTVTGLSLLENLVIQELAAAPTSADQSSPALNRFPRMVQEYFADRVREQEAKTIARLDALKTKADAEAYVESVQKRIREAFGPEPERTPLKAKVTKTTDRDTYTIENIIFESRPGFLVTANLYIPKGITKPVPGVVGTCGHSHNGKAETAYQSFSQGLARKGYVVLIYDPIGQGERIQYSGDDLKSTIGVGVREHLHGGNQQFLVGENLSMWRAWDGVRALDYLLTRKEVDPKQVGVTGNSGGGTMTTWLCGVEPRWTMAAPSCFVTTFRRNMENELPADTEQCPPKVLALELDHADFLAAQAPNPVRILSKERDYFDVRGAREAYLRLKRLYKLLGHEDNVSHFVGPTYHGYSQENREAMYEWFNKATGISDEDKEPKLTIEKDETLWCTPKGSVADLGSKPIHEFTAERSRELAKQRKTKSGAALQSAVAETLRLKHVEGTPDYRILRNRGGKGYPAKYAITYAVETEPGIQAVVYRVSDERLYSRPPQNAGKKATLYLSHVSADAELKEEPLLKTASQDKERVLYTCDVRGIGESLPDTTNPNSFFTPYGSDYFYAAHSVMLDDPYLGQKTFDALRVLDWLAANGHTDVHLIGRGWGALPATFAALFSPHVKQVTLKNALTSFSDVAETEHYHWPLSTLVPNVLTSFDLPECYADLKRSKGLTQIAPWGAKGADS
- a CDS encoding AAA family ATPase, producing MEASDLEAVEKLHQAYERLLQEVNHVVIGQHKVVEELMISLLAGGHCLLVGVPGLAKTLIVHTLADTLNLSFNRVQFTPDLMPADITGTDVIQEDKITGNRDFKFLAGPVFANVVLADEINRTPPKTQAALLEAMQEHQVTAGGRKHKLPVPFFVLATQNPIEQEGTYPLPEAQLDRFMFEIKVEYPTEEEEFAIVRQTTSDESYAVKKVLELDELLSFQSLVRRVPVADHVIRYAMQFARMTRIIATDDARAADIPDFIREYVSWGAGPRASQNLVLGAKARTILHGRLYVSTDDVRAVAHPVLRHRIITNFNAEADGMSPDKIVDRLIELIPVDSSQEKLDGRLPQVFRSADAR
- a CDS encoding DUF58 domain-containing protein — its product is MDDYHKYLDPQTLAKVQNLDLAARQIVEGYVSGSHKSPFHGFSAEFAQHREYAVGDDLRYVDWKVYAKSDRYYLKQFEAETNFTCYLLLDCSESMRYKSADAALSKWEYGRLVAAALAYVVIKQQDAAGLCTVSDKVNDFLRPASQPTHLKQIYYTLENTPVAGESGLGKVFHELAERINRRSLIIIISDLFDDLESVLLGLKHFRHRKHDVSLLQVIDPAEQDFPFQEPVLFHGLENLPEQMVEPRALKKAYQEEFEKFLKTVQRGCRDLKLDYSLIRTDQSLDVALSAFLSHRQSRVGS
- a CDS encoding VWA domain-containing protein, translating into MSQTLMQPLLAFGFASPWLLMGLLAAGVPVLIHLLHKRKFIETEWAAMKFLLAATKKYSRRVRFEQLLILLVRCLILLLLAVAFSRPYWSVKGAFFETAAPVHRILVIDTSFSMRWQNDGRDKFASAKELAETLVSDSNTGDAFQLIQISSVSPQTLISRPSRQQAYVLDEISRLQPTEEYGDVTQALQSALEFLNQAQELAQKEVIVISDFQAKSWAPLEGEAGDARVLSLLEAISKKATLVLKDVGQADEPNLAIVDFNSPSVFATLNQPVRLGVTLHNFSPLNREAVNLQLYVDGQLVNQKQVSLPANTETQAEFTHQFTRVGDHRLEVRIGEDQLPLDNRRWKVMPVKKEINVLLVNGRQSGEAMGRATDFLELALSPSLREQPWQGAIKPQVISEGELANTELELYDAVVISDVALFTDHERDLLKGYVKRGGGLIVSLGAQVDANNYNQTLFQPGSGLMNVKLLDRQGDAKQKSKIYEFDPLQYQHPVIEIFKGNPDAGLETTQIYEYVQTEVPANSNTRLVLNYDTGDPAVIESTLGRGKILLITTSLDRRWGSWAVWPSFPPMMNEFVLDVATGKWSRRESLVGQPLEILAREDQLALTPRMQAPDQAEYPLRSILDRNAESRMITFDQTQLSGIYELDWGVASAEKMLFAVNVSPLESDLAHIGPQVIPPHYFRRPDSFAPLAAELPAERTTQTGLAENLLLTVLALIVVEQLLLWRFSVGALTFLAVMCLACLSLFFQS